CCCGGATTGCAAAACTTTCTAACAACACCGGAAACCGCCATTCTAATACCTCTGGATCGGTTAAACGCGAATTAGTCATGTGAGTTTGCACCGCATCTGTACCATCAAAATCTGCACCAGCACCCGAACCGCCACAAATTGTTTCATAATATTGATAGCGCTCATTTCCAAAGGTGAAATTATTCATCGTGCCCTGGGAAGATGCGATCGCACCCAGCGCACAATACAAAGCATCAGTAATATTCTGCGAAGTTTCCACATTTCCCGCCACCACCGCCGCCGGATAGCGTGGATTCAGCATACAGCCTGGGGGATTGATGATTTCGAGAGGTTTCAAACAGCCCGCATTCAGAGGGATATCGTCATCTACTAAGGTGCGGAAAACATACAACACAGCCGCTTTACACACCGCAGCGGGAGCATTAAAATTGTTGAATTGCTGGGGAGATGTGCCAGTAAAATCAATTTTTGCACTGCGCGCCGACTTATTAATTGTAATAGCTACCTTAATTTTTCCGCCGCTATCCATCGGATAAGTAAACTCGCCATCTGTCAAAACCTCAATTACGCGCCGCACGGATTCTTCAGCATTGTCTTGCACAAAACCCATATAAGCTTGCACTGTTGCTAAACCGTAATGTTCTACCATCTTGATCAGTTCTGCTAAACCGCGATTGTTGGCGGCAATTTGTGCGTGTAAGTCGGCGATATTTTGTGCGATATTGCGAACCGCAAAATCCCCGGATGTGAGAATTTCTAGTAATTCTGATTCTCGGAATTTGCCCTCGCCCACTAGCTGAAAATTGTCAAGCAAGACGCCTTCTTCAGTGACTATTTTACTGTTGGGAGGCATGGAACCGGGTGTGATGCCACCGATGTCGGCGTGGTGTCCCCGCGAGGCTACATAAAATAATGGAAGCGAGGAAGACTTATCAAATACTGGAGTAATAACGGTGATATCTGGTAAGTGCGTGCCACCGTTGTAGGGATTGTTAGAAAGATAGACATCGCCCGGTTTAATTCTATGACTTTGTGCTAAGATTAAAGCTTGAACACTTTCGCTCATCGAACCGAGATGCACGGGAATGTGTGGCGCGTTGGCAACTAATTGCCCGTTTTTGTCGAAGATTGCACAGGAAAAGTCGAGGCGTTCTTTGATGTTGACAGAGGAACTTGTGTTTTGCAATGTTACACCCATCTGTTCCGCGATCGCCCGAAACAAGTTATTAAATATTTCTAGCAAAACTGGATCTGATTCAACCGTAGATGAATGCGAATTAACTGCATTTATCTGTGTGGATCTGCGGTTCAAAATTAAATCGTTATTTTCGGTGATTTCCCCTTCCCAACCCGGTTCAATGATATTAGTTCCAGTTGCTTCAACAATCATCGCCGGGCCGCTAATGCAGTCGCCCGATCGCAAATCGTCTCTTTGATAAACAGGCGTTTGCCGCCATTCACCAGTAACATACATTTGTACGGTGGAAATTGGCTGCACAGGCAAGATGCCCGTGCCACAAGATGGGGGATTTGTTGATTGATCCGGCACAGGCAAGATGCCCGTGCCACAAGATGGGGAAGGGGAAGTTGTAGAATTATTCAGTACATCCATTGTTTCTACAACTTCCACCGAAACTGCTTCGACAATCAGTGCTTTTTCCGGCATAATAAAACTGTAACGCTGTCGGTGTGCTGCTTCAAACTCAGCCTGCATCTCCCCAATACTCCCAGTAAAATTCACCATCAAAACCGAATCACTTCCCTGATACTTTAAATGCAGCTTCCTCACAACCAAAACCTCTTTCTCTCCCTCTGCGCCCTCTGCGCCTCTGCGGTTCAAATTCCTCTTTCCCTCCGCCTCCAATTGCGCTAAAATATTAGGCAAATAACAGATTAATTCTAAAGAGAATTCTTGCTCGATCGCCCTTTCGCGAATAGCCCGCACATCAGCCAAACCCATACCGTAGGCGGATAACACCCCCGCGAAAGGGTGAATAAACACCCGTTTCATACCCAAACTATCGGCGATCGCACAAGCGTGCTGTCCCCCCGCACCGCCGAAACAGCACAAGGTATACTCGGAAACGTCATAACCACGCTGCAACGAGATTTTTTTGACCGCATTAGCCATCTTCTCCACCGCGATCGCCAAAAACCCCTCCGCCACCTGTTCCGGTGTCTTCTCGCCCCCAATTTCCCCCGCTAACTGCACAAATTTTTGCTTAACTACGTCAGGGGCGATCGGCAAATCTGCCGTCAATCCAAACACTTTCGGGAAAAAAGCCGGTTGAATTTTGCCCAACATCACATTGCAATCAGTCACCGTCAAAGGGCCGCCCTTCCGATAGCAAGCGGGGCCTGGATTTGCGCCCGCAGACTCCGGCCCGACGCGGTAGCGTGCACCGTCAAAAAAGACGATCGAACCGCCACCGGCTGCTACAGTGTGAATTGCCATCACGGGCGATCGCAATCTCACCCCTGCAATTTCTGTCTCGAATTCGCGTTCATATTCGCCATTAAAATGAGCAACATCTGTCGAAGTTCCGCCCATATCGAAGGTAATGATTTTGTCAAAACCAGCCTTTTTACTGGTTTGAACTGCGCCGACAATTCCCCCAGCAGGCCCGGATAAAATACTGTTTTTGCCTTGAAATTGCGCGGCATCTACTAAGCCGCCGTTCGACTGCATAAACATTAATTTTGGGGAGGGCGGGCACGGGATGGGGAAGGGCGGGTTTTGTTCGGGGATTATCTGTTTTTGTTGTGAATTATTCGCTAAACCCGCCCCTACAGC
The nucleotide sequence above comes from Microcoleus sp. bin38.metabat.b11b12b14.051. Encoded proteins:
- a CDS encoding hydantoinase B/oxoprolinase family protein; translated protein: MNADFPDRTSWQFWIDRGGTFTDIVAQKPDGKLVIHKLLSENPDRYSDAAVQGIRDILGIGAGESIPAGDIAAIKMGTTVATNALLERKGDRTILLITKGFGDALRIGYQNRPNIFARHIVLPQMLYDRVIEVAERYSAQGEELTAVNPDFIPALQQAYHEGIRSCAIVFMHGYRYSKHEKQVAQIAREIGFTQISVSHEVSPLMKLVSRGDTAVVDAYLSPILRRYVEQVTSQLSNLNQPDAVGAGLANNSQQKQIIPEQNPPFPIPCPPSPKLMFMQSNGGLVDAAQFQGKNSILSGPAGGIVGAVQTSKKAGFDKIITFDMGGTSTDVAHFNGEYEREFETEIAGVRLRSPVMAIHTVAAGGGSIVFFDGARYRVGPESAGANPGPACYRKGGPLTVTDCNVMLGKIQPAFFPKVFGLTADLPIAPDVVKQKFVQLAGEIGGEKTPEQVAEGFLAIAVEKMANAVKKISLQRGYDVSEYTLCCFGGAGGQHACAIADSLGMKRVFIHPFAGVLSAYGMGLADVRAIRERAIEQEFSLELICYLPNILAQLEAEGKRNLNRRGAEGAEGEKEVLVVRKLHLKYQGSDSVLMVNFTGSIGEMQAEFEAAHRQRYSFIMPEKALIVEAVSVEVVETMDVLNNSTTSPSPSCGTGILPVPDQSTNPPSCGTGILPVQPISTVQMYVTGEWRQTPVYQRDDLRSGDCISGPAMIVEATGTNIIEPGWEGEITENNDLILNRRSTQINAVNSHSSTVESDPVLLEIFNNLFRAIAEQMGVTLQNTSSSVNIKERLDFSCAIFDKNGQLVANAPHIPVHLGSMSESVQALILAQSHRIKPGDVYLSNNPYNGGTHLPDITVITPVFDKSSSLPLFYVASRGHHADIGGITPGSMPPNSKIVTEEGVLLDNFQLVGEGKFRESELLEILTSGDFAVRNIAQNIADLHAQIAANNRGLAELIKMVEHYGLATVQAYMGFVQDNAEESVRRVIEVLTDGEFTYPMDSGGKIKVAITINKSARSAKIDFTGTSPQQFNNFNAPAAVCKAAVLYVFRTLVDDDIPLNAGCLKPLEIINPPGCMLNPRYPAAVVAGNVETSQNITDALYCALGAIASSQGTMNNFTFGNERYQYYETICGGSGAGADFDGTDAVQTHMTNSRLTDPEVLEWRFPVLLESFAIR